One window of the Salvia splendens isolate huo1 chromosome 1, SspV2, whole genome shotgun sequence genome contains the following:
- the LOC121795274 gene encoding calcium-dependent protein kinase 11-like: MKKRSASKVSGPILPYQTPRLRDHYSLGRKLGQGQFGTTYHCMEKATGLEFACKSIPKRKLMCKEDCDDVWREIQIMHHLSEYPCVVRIKGTYEDNMFVHLVMELCKGGELFDRIVQKGHYSEKKAAHLMKTIVGVVEACHSLGVMHRDLKPENFLFDSPDEDAMLKATDFGLSVFYKPGQYIYDVVGSPYYVAPEVLHKYYGPEIDVWSAGVILYILLCGVPPFWAETDNGIFRQILKGKIDLVSEPWPHISDSAKDLVKKMLERDPKQRISAHEVLCHPWIVDDTVAPDKPLGSAVLSRLKQFSAMNKLKKMALRVIAERLSEEEIGGLRQLFSMLDADNSGTITFEELKHGLKKVGSELMESEILALMKAADIDNNGTIDYGEFLAATLHMNKMEREENLLAAFSFFDKDGSGYITTDELQQACKDFGLADDQIDEIIKEIDIDNDGRIDYGEFATMMRKGNPGVSSRTMRGNLNFNLADALQGKQDPKEEDDD, translated from the exons ATGAAGAAACGATCAGCGTCGAAGGTGTCGGGGCCGATCCTCCCATACCAAACCCCGCGGCTGCGCGACCACTACAGCCTGGGGCGGAAGCTGGGGCAGGGGCAGTTCGGGACGACGTACCATTGCATGGAGAAGGCGACGGGGCTGGAATTCGCGTGCAAATCCATCCCAAAACGGAAGCTCATGTGCAAGGAGGACTGCGACGACGTGTGGCGGGAGATCCAGATAATGCACCATCTCTCCGAGTACCCATGCGTGGTGCGGATCAAGGGTACCTATGAGGACAACATGTTCGTCCACTTGGTCATGGAGCTATGCAAGGGCGGTGAGCTCTTCGATCGGATCGTGCAGAAGGGGCATTACAGCGAGAAGAAGGCCGCCCATCTGATGAAGACCATTGTCGGGGTGGTGGAGGCGTGCCACTCGCTTGGGGTCATGCATAGGGATCTCAAGCCTGAGAATTTCCTCTTTGATTCGCCCGATGAGGACGCCATGCTCAAGGCCACGGATTTTGGCTTGTCCGTTTTTTATAAACCAG GCCAATATATATATGACGTTGTCGGAAGTCCTTACTACGTTGCGCCTGAAGTTCTGCACAAATACTATGGGCCTGAAATCGACGTATGGAGTGCCGGTGTGATTCTATACATATTGCTATGTGGTGTTCCTCCGTTTTGGGCAG AAACTGATAATGGGATCTTTAGACAAATCTTGAAAGGCAAGATCGATTTAGTGTCGGAGCCATGGCCCCACATTTCAGACAGTGCCAAAGATCTGGTGAAAAAGATGCTCGAAAGAGACCCCAAACAAAGAATATCTGCTCACGAAGTCCTAT GCCATCCATGGATCGTGGACGACACGGTCGCACCTGACAAGCCGCTCGGATCAGCTGTCTTGTCGCGGCTGAAGCAGTTCTCGGCCATGAACAAGCTCAAGAAGATGGCTCTTCGC GTTATAGCGGAACGGTTGTCGGAGGAAGAAATCGGGGGATTGAGACAGTTATTCAGCATGCTCGACGCGGATAACAGTGGGACAATAACGTTTGAGGAACTCAAACATGGCCTAAAAAAAGTGGGATCCGAACTCATGGAATCGGAGATTCTTGCACTAATGAAAGCG GCTGATATCGACAACAATGGGACGATAGACTACGGTGAGTTCCTAGCAGCAACACTGCACATGAACAAAATGGAAAGGGAGGAAAATCTTCTTGCTGCTTTCTCCTTCTTCGACAAAGATGGGAGTGGCTACATCACTACTGATGAGCTCCAACAAGCTTGCAAAGATTTTGGCCTCGCAGACGATCAGATTGACGAGATCATTAAAGAAATCGACATAGATAAT GATGGACGCATCGACTATGGTGAATTCGCAACTATGATGAGGAAAGGCAATCCTGGAGTTAGTTCAAGAACCATGAGAGGAAATCTTAACTTTAACTTGGCCGATGCACTCCAAGGTAAACAAGATCCCAAGGAGGAGGACGATGACTAA